The DNA segment AAATTATGCTGGTATCAGTCCATCACATGTTGATAGCAAGCCTTATATGACTGAGTCAACTCAGTCCAAAATCTATACAAGATGTATTTAAAAATGTACAATACTTACTTTTGATGAAATTAGAGCATTCCAAATGAATCGTTCTCGGCATTTCCcactttttcaaaaaacatgtagtcctggaaaaataatttcattagtTTTGTTGATTCAAGAGTAAGACTAAGACTAATAACAAAAGTGGGTcgatattgaataaaaacatcaacaatcaattattattctttcttaAACGCCTGCTAACTGCGGAAATCGGTAACACGGAATTCCATCTACaccattttttctatttttgctcgtAAATACTCGTATGTTGAATTTACAAACAAGCTTCAATGAACTGCATCATGATCCAACCatgatttttcaatgatatcCAAGATTACGTAACCAGATCAGTGTTCTGATGGTGCAGTGAATATTTTTACTAATGCTGTTGGTGTCCTCGTGCTGAAGCATCACCCTGCCATTGACGAATCATTGGTAACCGCCAAAGAACACTAGCCTACTTGCATCACCTTACTTCAATTTCATTCCACTATTCCACTCAAGAATTAAAAgagatttttcatttcataatttgattgacCGTCGTGTgatgaggtgcgtacagacttacgtgCCACGAActcgcgcatttcacttttcatcagctgatgctactACGTTTATTGTATCTGTAACTAATATACAGATACAATGCAGATATAAGATGCAGATACTAAGATGCAGATATAAACTGCTCCTGTACACATACAGATACAATCAGCTGCTGAAAACTGAACCACGCGTGGCGCTCACGTCTTTACGCATCTTATCACACGACAATCAGCCAaatgatgaactgaaaaatcTTCTTTTTTTGAGTACCATCCAGAATAACTTCAAAATGTTTGAGTGTCCGACCCTACTTATATTTTGGCTTGTCTTAATTTCGAATATTATTAACAAGTACTCACAATGAGGAAGCAAGCTCCAAGCATGACGGCCTTCATTCTCACGTCAAGATCCATCGGAAAGGTTATTCCAAAATAATCGGCATCAGTGAACATCTCTCTGAGGAGGCCAGCCCACTGCTTTGAAATCTTACCGACCACTTCGGATCCATCTCTTGACAATACCTGTaacaatcaatttttcaatcagtCATCTTAATAAGTTTTATTTATCTAAATTCAGCATATTCTTAGTACAAATCGTAATCTGAATAAGAGAAACTAATGAATAAATCgtttaaaaactatttttcacgACACTACAGTAAAGTTTTTTTGAATTaaagttattaaaactagtactcacatgtggagcgctttcggatttttAAATCCATTAAGTACTAGTTTTaactttcaaaaacttgaatgtGGTGTCgtgaaaaatagttcaaaaacgaattattaactagcagttcgtcatggaatgtgaaatagatgagtattaTATAAACTTATTCTTATGATTATTTTTGCTATATTATGTGCAATGTGCGAAACTTGAATTGCAGCATTACGCTTGAAGAGCAAGATTTCACAAAAGCCATGAATCCTGTGAGCTAATTgtttgagagaaagagagtgtacATTATTTTTAGAGAATCGACAAAAATAAAGCGCTCCTATTCTCGTGAGGAGTAAATTAATACGTCCATAAAGGCCCGTGCTGCAAACTTACGTTTGCACAGACTATagataatgatattattgaaattcaagGTATAAAAGTATGAAAGGCTGAAATATATACATCCAGGCTAAGCGGGACCTTTCCTACaaaaaagagatgaaaatttatttattcatttcacatttaaatcTACATAATTACAACTAAGGCGGGACGTTCCCTACAAAAAATAtacgaatatttatttatttcacatttaaatgcACATAATTACAACTAAACAAAGATATTACGATTTTTGTTGTGACAAGAATTGGGCCTACTAGTTTTTTTTACATCATATTAAACTAGTAACTTTGACTGACCAATTCAAGTATCCTAgctcaaaacaaaataatttgttaataCTAAAGTTTTTCTAGTAAAGCTATTATCATTTATGACTCATTACAATATTTCTAGTATTGCATGAGAACCTTTCAAGATTCACATTTCAAAAAAGTTGCCCATTATATAGATATTCTTTTCATCCACcatgaataatcttattataatttcaatagaaacaaaattgaacaattatagTAGGCCACCTTGAAATCAACATCGCCGCAAAGTTGGAATCGACACATGGGTCCCTCCAGCTTCAGAACAGTGTCTCCAGCTGCGTTCTTGATGGCGAATGTCGGGGTCAGAATGCTCCACTCCTGTTCAATTCTACCAATCAGGTTGCCAGGAGGAGCAAACACGTCCATCGTCTtcacaaaaatagaaaaaagaataGTTGAAGGTCATAccttatataattaatatttagaACTGAAGAAaggatcaaaaataaaaatctacagAATCCTGCAAAAATCCAGATTGTTTTGATTCTAGAACGAGTACTCGCATTTTTTACCAATAGTAAcgatatttatccatttatgaaaaacatgggagcatacaggatttctcccaaaaattgGGAGAAATCCCAATTattttaagaataattattccataCTATGTAGGAAACGTCAAGGATAGGAACTCTatttagttttaaatattttggaaataaatCCTTATATTGGAAGACTTGCAAAACTGCTGTTATCCTTAATATTAAGTTAATTGTGATGCGGCCTCAAGGCAAAGGTTATTTCCTATATGAGCaggttttattatatttctgtttttcaattatCTTAAAATTGAGTGAAAATAAGGAATGTCATAATACAAGTGGCGAGATCATAGAGCTTTAGGTACTGATTTCCAAATTGAGCACAGTAAATCAATAGTTTATTGGTTTTCTAACAcaattttttgttattaaataacTACTTTATTTAATGTTGTTTTCATCATTTATTATATAACTAAACCTTATCGATCCTTTTCAAAGAAGAAAACGTGGATTTACGTATTACCTTACAATGGATAACTTATTCAATGGACAAATACAGTTTTCAATgtttaaaataatgttaatCTATAGAAAGTTTTCGGTATGGCATCACTGTGTAATGAGTACAGTGGAAGGAAATGGTGATAGGAACTCTGtattgaatgtttatttcaaaatatcattattataatcatcataataattgttAGACTGAAGCAAGGCTGCCCACTCTCTCCACTCATCTTCAATTCCTGCTTAGAGTACATATTCCGCAGATTAAACTGGGAGGAAAAGGGACTCCGAATCAATGGAAGAAAACTGTCAAATCTAAGATTCGCGGACGACGTAATGTTGGTGTCAGAGAGCGCTGAGGAAATGAAGGGAATGCTCATGGAACTGATTGACGCTAGTGAAGTGATGGGCTTACACCTAAACGCTCAGAAAACGAGGTTAATGACAAATTCCGAAAAAACTAGGATTGAAGTAAACTGTGGCAACATTGACTATGTGGATGATTACGAATATTTAGGCCAAATATTGTCTTTCACAAACAGAGCATCCAAAGAAGTCAAGCACAGGATTGATAAGTCATGGAAGAAGTATTGGTCGTTGAGAAGAATATTTAAGGGCGACTATTCCAACACCCTTAAAGCCAAAGCATTGACCATGTGCATATATCCTGCGATATTATATGGAGCGCAAACATGGGCACTCACCGAGTACTTGGACAAGAAACTAGAAACTACTCAAACAAAAATGCTACGTAGTATTCTTCGTATTCGTCTGAACCAACGCACAAGAAACACCGAAATACTAGGAAGAATGCGCGTAAAGTATCTTCAGAAAGAGGCTCACGTATTGAAGTGGAAATGGGCAGGCCACGTCGCGAGAATGGATAAAGACCGCTGGACCAGAATTTGCACTGAATGGGTGCCACGAGACAGGACCAGGAGCAGAGGACGGCCACCAATACGATGGAGGGACGAGCTGTGCCAGAGAGTAGGAGATGCTTGGGCAACCACTGCACGAGACAGGCAACTTTGGAGTAAAATAGTGGAaaagttataaattattatagcaATCTAGAAGAAGCCAGACAATGATTACGagaaaaatttaaatacaaattgtaaatCTGTAAATATTCGAAAATTTTTGCCAACCACAATTACCTCATaaagagaggcttttgttcaattaatgaatgtaaataaagcttttatttaataattgttaGATTGTTACAGCTAGAGAATATTTTCAaccataataataatgagaCACGAAGTAGCTCTTGTGGAAATACCTAAAGtatctgatcaaataaaaacaatataaaatttagtacacttttattaaaaaatttaaaatatttcaacgactagtttcgaccataggtcattagtttcgaccataggtcattttcaagtagcccatataagcgaAGTGATTTCAAGTATCTGATCATATTTACAACTATAAAATGAAGGTATAATTGAGATCTAACCTGTAGACAGCATGGGAAACAACACGATTGACAGGCTAGAGGTCTACTCAACTCCATGACTGTATTTTTGTAGTTGTCGAGAATCTTCATATCGAAGGGCCGAATCGGGCCGCAGCAATTCCTGCCACAACAGCCGGACTCCTCAACTGCATAGTACACCTTCTGGCCTACGCTGTTCTTCACTGTGAACTTGTTGGCCGTTTCAAATCCAGTCAACACTGAAAACAGgatattctattgaatttagTGTTCATGAGAAtcgttgtttttatttatttattcattgtcacattacatcaagtttttgtGTTTCACTCTtatgactggtgacatgtcaatatTACTAAATCTAAATTATTTCAGTATTACTACAGTATTGTCAAGTCAAGTTCAAGTTTtatgagaaagaaaaacaagaagagtTGATAAGGTTACTTTTTAACaatgaaagtttattttcaactttttttctaAATCTTGATAGCTGACAGTTCATTTGGTTCTTCTGTTAATACTATTTGAAACTTTAGAAGCAATTCACATTCAATCCaatctaaattatttatttatttatttattcatccgtggatacaatcacaaatcatataaatatgattgggtagAAAAAACACGCTTGGCCCAAAACTTCAAA comes from the Nilaparvata lugens isolate BPH chromosome 1, ASM1435652v1, whole genome shotgun sequence genome and includes:
- the LOC111044747 gene encoding phospholipid scramblase 1 isoform X1, with product MSNPPPYSVGFSQPGYPPAQNYPPAQDFYPGAQGYAPPPHGQYPPAQGQYPPPQGQYPYPQGQYPPPHGQYPPPHGQYPSPQGQYPPPQGYPQPVISAQPQNYPHPGMEGQRPDGWMGVPSGVPVNCPPGLEYLAQIDQLLIHQKVEILEVLTGFETANKFTVKNSVGQKVYYAVEESGCCGRNCCGPIRPFDMKILDNYKNTVMELSRPLACQSCCFPCCLQTMDVFAPPGNLIGRIEQEWSILTPTFAIKNAAGDTVLKLEGPMCRFQLCGDVDFKVLSRDGSEVVGKISKQWAGLLREMFTDADYFGITFPMDLDVRMKAVMLGACFLIDYMFFEKVGNAENDSFGML
- the LOC111044747 gene encoding phospholipid scramblase 1 isoform X2, whose product is MFGFSQPGYPPAQNYPPAQDFYPGAQGYAPPPHGQYPPAQGQYPPPQGQYPYPQGQYPPPHGQYPPPHGQYPSPQGQYPPPQGYPQPVISAQPQNYPHPGMEGQRPDGWMGVPSGVPVNCPPGLEYLAQIDQLLIHQKVEILEVLTGFETANKFTVKNSVGQKVYYAVEESGCCGRNCCGPIRPFDMKILDNYKNTVMELSRPLACQSCCFPCCLQTMDVFAPPGNLIGRIEQEWSILTPTFAIKNAAGDTVLKLEGPMCRFQLCGDVDFKVLSRDGSEVVGKISKQWAGLLREMFTDADYFGITFPMDLDVRMKAVMLGACFLIDYMFFEKVGNAENDSFGML